In Fusobacterium periodonticum ATCC 33693, a single genomic region encodes these proteins:
- a CDS encoding cache domain-containing sensor histidine kinase: MKMNNKPLNIKIGFYFLITNLVLVLLLGSIFYFSSSSLLIQKEISAKTEAIEKSGNYIELYMSKLTTLSQVISHDKGVYDYLKNKDETEKNRILNIIDNTLSTDPYIKSIILIRKDGAVISNEKNVNMEVSSDMMKEEWYVNSLMNPMPVLNPLRKQNFSVDGMDDWVISVSREIADTNGENLGVLLIDVKYQALHEYLQNQETGKNSDIVILDEDNRIVYYKEIPYDISQEKYLKNLKNIEEGYNRKENTVTVKYPIKNTHWTLIEISYMQEIESLKNHFFEMIVISCLASLLITVLISISVLRRITKPIRELEQHMNNFNNDLSKINLKGDVSIEILSLQNHFNEMIDRIKYLREYEINALYSQINPHFLYNTLDTIIWMAEFQDTEKVISITKALSNFFRISLSNGKEKIPLKEEINHIKEYLYIQKQRYEDKLEYKISIQEELENIEVPKIILQPFVENAIYHGIKNLDTTGIISIYSQIIENKIELIIEDNGIGFEAAKKQALMKMGGVGIKNVNKRIQYYYGNEYGAKIDSSFKAGARIIITLPYK, from the coding sequence ATGAAAATGAATAATAAACCACTAAACATAAAGATAGGATTTTATTTTTTAATTACCAATTTAGTTCTAGTTTTACTTTTAGGAAGTATATTTTATTTCAGTTCAAGTAGTCTTTTAATACAGAAAGAAATTTCAGCTAAGACTGAAGCTATTGAAAAAAGTGGAAATTATATTGAGCTATATATGAGTAAATTGACGACATTAAGTCAAGTAATTTCACATGATAAAGGAGTGTATGATTATCTAAAAAATAAAGATGAAACTGAGAAAAATAGAATTTTAAATATAATAGATAATACACTTTCCACAGATCCTTATATAAAATCTATTATTTTAATAAGAAAAGATGGAGCAGTTATTTCTAATGAAAAAAATGTAAATATGGAAGTTTCTAGTGATATGATGAAAGAGGAATGGTATGTAAATTCTTTAATGAACCCTATGCCTGTATTAAATCCACTTAGAAAACAAAATTTTTCAGTTGATGGAATGGACGATTGGGTTATTTCTGTCAGTAGAGAAATTGCAGACACTAATGGAGAAAATTTAGGTGTATTGTTGATAGATGTAAAATACCAAGCACTTCATGAGTATCTTCAAAATCAAGAAACAGGAAAGAATAGTGATATTGTTATTTTAGATGAGGACAATAGAATAGTTTATTATAAAGAAATCCCTTATGATATCTCCCAAGAAAAATATCTAAAAAATTTAAAAAATATTGAAGAGGGATATAACAGAAAAGAAAATACAGTTACAGTAAAATATCCTATTAAAAATACTCATTGGACATTGATTGAAATTTCCTATATGCAAGAAATTGAAAGTTTAAAAAATCATTTTTTTGAAATGATAGTTATAAGTTGTTTAGCTTCTCTTTTAATTACAGTTTTAATAAGTATCAGTGTATTGAGAAGAATTACAAAACCAATTAGAGAGTTAGAACAACATATGAATAATTTTAATAATGATTTATCAAAAATAAATTTAAAAGGTGATGTAAGTATTGAAATTTTGAGTTTACAAAACCATTTTAATGAAATGATAGATAGGATTAAATATTTAAGAGAATATGAAATTAATGCACTTTACAGTCAAATTAATCCACATTTTTTATACAATACTTTGGATACTATAATTTGGATGGCAGAATTTCAGGATACTGAAAAAGTTATTTCTATTACAAAGGCTTTGTCTAACTTTTTTAGAATTTCTTTAAGTAATGGAAAAGAAAAAATTCCTTTAAAGGAAGAAATAAATCATATTAAAGAATATTTATATATACAAAAGCAAAGATATGAAGATAAATTAGAATATAAAATTTCAATACAAGAAGAATTAGAAAACATAGAGGTACCTAAGATTATATTGCAACCTTTTGTAGAAAATGCAATTTATCATGGTATTAAAAATTTAGATACAACAGGAATAATTTCTATATATTCTCAAATAATAGAGAATAAGATAGAATTAATAATAGAGGATAATGGTATTGGATTTGAAGCAGCTAAAAAACAAGCACTTATGAAAATGGGTGGTGTTGGAATTAAAAATGTAAATAAGAGAATTCAGTATTATTATGGAAATGAATATGGAGCAAAAATAGATAGTTCCTTTAAAGCAGGAGCTAGAATCATAATAACCCTACCTTACAAATAG
- a CDS encoding response regulator transcription factor, with protein MYKLMIADDEPLIRRGIKQLIDLSSLQIGEIHEASTGEEALKVFEEFKPEIVLMDINMPKIDGLSVAKKIKSINPDTKIAIITGYNYFDYAQTAIKIGVEDYILKPISKSDVSEIIVKLVSSLQKERKDKEIEKVLEKITTVDIQDNIAKNNYKELIQNIIEESYTDSQFTLSVLSEKLGLSSGYLSIMFKKNFGIPFQDYLLQKRMEKAKLLLLTTELKNYEIAEQIGFEDVNYFITKFKKYYQITPKQYREMVLKNENE; from the coding sequence GTGTATAAGTTAATGATTGCAGATGATGAGCCTTTAATTAGGAGGGGTATAAAACAACTAATAGATTTATCTTCTTTACAAATTGGAGAAATTCATGAGGCTTCAACGGGAGAAGAGGCATTAAAAGTATTTGAGGAGTTTAAACCTGAAATTGTTTTAATGGATATTAATATGCCAAAAATTGATGGATTATCGGTTGCAAAAAAGATAAAATCAATAAATCCTGATACAAAAATAGCAATCATTACAGGATATAATTATTTTGATTATGCACAAACGGCTATTAAAATTGGAGTAGAAGATTATATTTTAAAGCCAATTTCAAAGTCAGATGTTTCAGAGATTATTGTAAAATTAGTGAGTTCCTTGCAAAAGGAAAGAAAAGATAAGGAAATTGAAAAAGTATTAGAAAAAATAACAACAGTAGATATACAAGATAACATTGCAAAAAATAATTATAAAGAATTGATACAAAACATTATTGAAGAAAGCTATACTGATAGTCAATTTACCTTATCCGTTCTCTCTGAAAAATTAGGTTTAAGTTCAGGATATTTAAGTATTATGTTTAAGAAAAATTTTGGAATTCCATTTCAAGATTATCTTTTACAAAAGAGAATGGAAAAGGCAAAATTATTACTTTTAACAACTGAACTAAAAAATTATGAAATAGCTGAACAAATTGGTTTTGAAGATGTAAATTACTTTATAACAAAATTTAAAAAATATTATCAAATTACTCCAAAACAATATAGAGAAATGGTGTTAAAAAATGAAAATGAATAA
- the msrB gene encoding peptide-methionine (R)-S-oxide reductase MsrB: protein MEKIYGVIDVTSGYANGKTKNPKYQDLHSSGHAETVHVKYDINKVNLSTLLKYYFKIIDPTSVNKQGNDRGSQYRTGIYYVNQNDKSVIQDEIKEQQKKYSQKIVVEVLPLKEYYLAEEYHQDYLKKNPNGYCHIDLSKADDIIVDEKKYPKLSEKELKMKLNSKQYEVTQNGDTERAFQNDYWDFFDKGIYVDITTGEPLFSSTDKYASQCGWPSFVKPIVLEVVTYHNDTSFNMIRTEVRSRSGKAHLGHVFDDGPRDRGGKRYCINSAAIQFIPYAEMEAKGYGYLLPLVK, encoded by the coding sequence ATGGAAAAAATCTATGGTGTAATAGATGTAACTTCTGGATATGCAAATGGAAAAACTAAAAATCCTAAATACCAAGACTTACATAGTTCAGGGCATGCTGAAACAGTCCATGTTAAGTATGATATCAATAAAGTTAATCTTTCAACTTTGTTAAAATATTATTTTAAAATTATTGATCCAACAAGTGTAAATAAACAAGGAAATGATAGAGGTTCACAATATAGAACAGGAATTTATTATGTAAATCAAAATGATAAATCTGTTATTCAAGATGAAATAAAAGAACAACAAAAAAAATATTCTCAAAAAATTGTAGTCGAAGTTTTACCTTTAAAAGAATATTATTTAGCAGAAGAATATCATCAAGATTATTTGAAAAAAAATCCTAATGGTTATTGTCATATTGATTTATCAAAAGCAGATGATATAATAGTGGATGAAAAAAAATATCCAAAATTATCTGAAAAAGAATTAAAAATGAAATTAAATTCAAAACAATATGAAGTAACACAAAATGGGGATACAGAAAGAGCATTTCAAAATGATTATTGGGATTTTTTTGACAAAGGAATTTATGTTGATATAACAACAGGAGAACCATTATTTTCTTCAACTGATAAATATGCTTCTCAATGTGGATGGCCTAGTTTTGTAAAACCTATTGTTCTAGAAGTTGTAACTTACCATAATGACACTAGTTTCAATATGATAAGAACAGAAGTAAGAAGCAGAAGTGGAAAAGCACATTTAGGACATGTATTTGATGATGGGCCAAGAGATAGAGGTGGAAAAAGATATTGTATTAATAGTGCAGCAATACAATTTATTCCTTATGCAGAAATGGAAGCAAAAGGTTATGGATATTTATTACCACTTGTAAAATAA
- a CDS encoding redoxin family protein yields MKGLKKLFFGIMMLLMGAVAFGAEMDLSKVTLKDVNGMNYSFGKDGKPTYVKFWASWCPICLSGLEDIDSLSKEMKDFEVVTVVSPGLVGEKKTEDFKKWYKSLKYKNIKVLLDEKGELTKMLNVRVYPTSVVVNKAGKAEKVLPGHLEKAEIKKLFSSKMMMNDKGMKDSMMKDDKMMNDKHMMKDDKMSMEKKTSM; encoded by the coding sequence ATGAAAGGGCTAAAAAAATTGTTTTTTGGAATTATGATGTTATTAATGGGAGCAGTAGCTTTTGGGGCGGAGATGGATTTATCAAAGGTTACTTTAAAAGATGTGAATGGAATGAATTATTCTTTTGGAAAAGATGGAAAACCAACTTACGTTAAGTTTTGGGCTTCTTGGTGTCCAATTTGTCTTTCTGGATTAGAAGATATAGATAGTCTTAGCAAAGAAATGAAAGATTTTGAAGTTGTTACTGTTGTTTCTCCTGGATTAGTTGGAGAAAAGAAAACAGAAGATTTTAAAAAATGGTATAAATCTTTGAAATATAAGAATATAAAAGTTTTATTAGATGAAAAAGGTGAACTAACAAAGATGTTAAATGTTCGTGTTTACCCAACTTCTGTTGTTGTAAATAAAGCTGGGAAAGCTGAAAAAGTCCTTCCAGGTCATTTAGAAAAAGCAGAAATAAAAAAATTATTTTCTTCTAAAATGATGATGAATGACAAAGGAATGAAAGATAGCATGATGAAAGATGACAAAATGATGAATGATAAACATATGATGAAAGATGATAAAATGAGTATGGAAAAAAAAACATCAATGTAA
- a CDS encoding cytochrome c biogenesis CcdA family protein — translation MLNTELFIGAVYVAGLLSFFSPCIFPLLPVYIGMLSTSGKKSIIKTVVFVIGLSTSFVLLGFGAGSIGSFLISKTFRIISGVVVIIFGIIQMEILKIPFLERTKLVDIKGKENDSIWGAFLLGFTFSLGWTPCVGPILASILFISSGGGNPYYGALMMFIYVLGLATPFVILSLSSKYVLTKVSTIKKHLGIMKKIGGLLIIIMGILLLTDKLSIFL, via the coding sequence ATGTTAAATACAGAATTATTTATTGGAGCAGTTTATGTGGCAGGTCTACTGTCTTTCTTTTCACCTTGTATCTTTCCATTACTTCCAGTCTATATTGGAATGTTAAGTACAAGTGGAAAGAAATCTATTATAAAGACAGTGGTATTTGTAATTGGACTTTCAACAAGTTTTGTTTTACTTGGCTTTGGGGCTGGAAGTATAGGTTCATTTTTGATAAGTAAAACATTTAGAATAATCAGTGGAGTGGTAGTCATAATATTTGGAATTATTCAAATGGAAATTCTTAAAATACCATTTTTAGAGAGAACGAAACTTGTGGATATAAAAGGAAAAGAAAATGATAGTATTTGGGGAGCATTTTTACTAGGTTTCACTTTTAGTTTAGGATGGACACCTTGTGTTGGTCCAATACTTGCTTCAATTCTTTTTATTTCAAGTGGCGGAGGAAATCCTTACTATGGAGCACTTATGATGTTTATCTATGTTTTAGGTTTAGCAACACCTTTTGTCATTCTATCTTTATCTTCAAAGTATGTATTGACAAAAGTTTCAACAATAAAAAAACATTTAGGTATTATGAAAAAAATTGGAGGTTTACTAATAATTATTATGGGAATTTTACTTCTTACTGATAAATTAAGTATATTTTTATAA
- a CDS encoding NAD(P)/FAD-dependent oxidoreductase, which produces MFDVVVIGAGIMGAAVSRELSRYELKTLLLDKENDVSCGTTKANSAIVHAGYDAKEGSLMAKYNVLGNAMYEKLCEEVDAPFRKVGSYVLAFSEKEKEHLEMLYQRGLNNGVPEMEIIDAAEIQRREPHVSKEAVAALYAGTAGITGPWELTIKLVENAMENGVELKLNAEVANIKKENDVFKIELKNGEIIEAKAIVNAAGVYADFINNMLSNKKFNITPRIGEYYLLDKVQGYLTDSVIFQCPTEMGKGILVSKTAHGNIIVGPTASDVDNKDDVGNTQAGLDTVRQFATKSIKDVNFRDNIRNFAGLRAEADTGDFILGEAEDVKGLFNIAGTKSPGLTSAPAMAIDLAKMIVESFGGVKEKANFIQNKRMIHFITLSPEEKAEVIKKDPRYGRIICRCENITEGEIVDAIHRKCGGRTLNGIKRRVRPGAGRCQGGFCGPRVQEILARELGEDLEEIVMEQKDSYILTGKTK; this is translated from the coding sequence ATGTTTGATGTAGTTGTTATTGGTGCTGGAATAATGGGAGCAGCAGTTTCAAGAGAATTATCTAGATATGAGTTGAAAACTTTATTACTAGATAAAGAAAATGATGTTTCTTGTGGTACAACAAAAGCAAATTCTGCCATAGTACATGCAGGATATGACGCAAAAGAAGGAAGCCTTATGGCAAAATACAATGTATTAGGTAATGCAATGTATGAGAAATTATGTGAGGAAGTAGATGCTCCATTCAGAAAAGTAGGATCTTATGTTTTGGCTTTTTCTGAAAAAGAAAAAGAACACTTAGAAATGCTATATCAAAGAGGGCTTAATAATGGTGTTCCTGAAATGGAAATCATAGATGCAGCTGAAATTCAAAGAAGAGAACCTCATGTTAGTAAAGAAGCAGTTGCTGCTCTATATGCAGGTACAGCTGGTATAACTGGACCTTGGGAATTAACAATAAAATTAGTAGAAAATGCTATGGAAAATGGTGTTGAACTAAAATTAAATGCAGAAGTTGCAAATATCAAAAAAGAAAATGATGTATTTAAAATAGAGTTAAAAAATGGAGAAATTATTGAAGCTAAAGCTATTGTAAATGCAGCTGGTGTCTATGCTGACTTTATAAACAATATGCTTTCTAACAAAAAATTTAATATAACTCCAAGAATTGGTGAATATTATCTATTAGATAAGGTACAAGGATACTTAACTGACAGTGTTATTTTCCAATGTCCTACTGAAATGGGAAAAGGTATTCTAGTTTCAAAGACTGCTCATGGAAATATAATAGTTGGGCCTACTGCTTCTGATGTTGACAATAAAGATGATGTTGGAAATACTCAAGCAGGACTTGATACAGTTAGACAATTTGCTACTAAGAGTATAAAAGATGTAAATTTCAGAGATAATATCAGAAACTTTGCAGGACTTAGAGCTGAAGCTGACACAGGAGACTTTATACTTGGTGAAGCTGAAGATGTAAAAGGACTATTTAATATAGCTGGAACTAAATCTCCAGGACTTACATCTGCACCTGCAATGGCAATAGATTTAGCTAAAATGATAGTAGAAAGCTTTGGTGGAGTAAAAGAAAAAGCAAACTTTATACAAAATAAAAGAATGATACACTTTATTACACTATCACCTGAAGAAAAAGCAGAAGTAATAAAGAAAGACCCTAGATATGGAAGAATTATTTGTAGATGTGAGAACATAACAGAAGGTGAAATCGTTGATGCTATCCATAGAAAATGTGGTGGAAGAACATTAAATGGTATCAAAAGAAGAGTTAGACCAGGAGCTGGAAGATGTCAAGGTGGATTCTGTGGACCTCGTGTACAAGAAATTTTGGCAAGAGAACTTGGTGAAGATTTAGAAGAAATAGTTATGGAGCAAAAAGATTCTTACATCTTAACAGGAAAGACTAAATAG
- a CDS encoding NAD(P)/FAD-dependent oxidoreductase, which produces MNMKYDLVVVGGGPAGLAAAVEAKKNGIDSILVIERAKELGGILQQCIHNGFGLHEFKEELTGPEYAQRFMDQLFELNIEYKLDTMVLEVSENKIVQAINSVDGYMIIEAKSIVLTMGCRERTRGAIAIPGDRPAGIFTAGAAQRYINMEGYMVGKRVVILGSGDIGLIMARRLTLEGAKVLAVAELMPFSGGLMRNIVQCLEDYDIPLYLSHTVVDIIGKDRVEKIIIAKVDENKKAIPGTEIEYECDTLLLSVGLIPENDISRATGIKIDPRTSGPVVNELMETSIEGIFASGNVVHVHDLVDFVSIESRKAGKSAAKYIKGEVANGEYIEVETGNGIGYTVPQKFRIENIEKNLELSMRVRQIYKNVKIVVKSNDFVIHSVKKNHMAPGEMEKITLSKTVLGKIDAKKIVVEVVEEDK; this is translated from the coding sequence ATGAATATGAAATATGATTTAGTTGTTGTTGGTGGAGGTCCAGCAGGACTTGCAGCAGCAGTAGAAGCTAAAAAAAATGGAATAGACAGCATACTTGTAATTGAAAGAGCAAAAGAACTTGGTGGAATTTTACAACAATGTATACACAATGGTTTTGGACTTCATGAATTCAAAGAAGAACTGACAGGACCTGAGTATGCTCAAAGATTTATGGATCAATTATTTGAATTAAACATTGAATACAAACTAGATACTATGGTTTTAGAAGTTTCTGAAAACAAGATAGTTCAAGCTATAAACTCTGTTGATGGATACATGATAATTGAAGCTAAATCTATAGTTTTAACTATGGGCTGTAGAGAAAGAACAAGAGGAGCAATAGCTATACCAGGAGATAGACCTGCAGGAATCTTTACAGCAGGAGCTGCTCAAAGATATATCAATATGGAAGGATATATGGTTGGTAAAAGAGTTGTTATCTTAGGTTCAGGAGATATCGGACTTATTATGGCAAGAAGACTTACTCTTGAAGGAGCAAAAGTTTTAGCTGTCGCTGAACTTATGCCATTCTCTGGTGGACTTATGAGAAACATTGTTCAATGTCTTGAAGACTATGACATACCTCTATACTTAAGTCACACAGTTGTGGATATCATTGGTAAAGATAGAGTTGAAAAAATTATCATAGCTAAAGTTGATGAAAACAAAAAAGCTATCCCAGGAACTGAAATAGAATATGAATGTGATACTTTACTTCTATCAGTTGGACTTATCCCTGAAAATGATATTTCAAGAGCAACTGGAATAAAAATTGATCCTAGAACTAGTGGACCAGTAGTAAATGAACTTATGGAAACAAGTATAGAAGGAATATTTGCTTCAGGAAACGTTGTTCATGTACATGATCTTGTTGACTTCGTAAGTATTGAATCAAGAAAAGCAGGAAAATCAGCAGCTAAGTATATAAAAGGTGAAGTTGCAAATGGAGAATATATTGAAGTTGAAACAGGAAATGGAATAGGATATACTGTTCCTCAAAAATTTAGAATAGAAAATATAGAAAAGAATTTAGAACTTTCTATGAGAGTCAGACAAATATATAAAAATGTTAAGATAGTAGTTAAGTCAAATGATTTTGTAATACATTCAGTTAAGAAAAATCATATGGCTCCAGGAGAAATGGAAAAAATTACTCTATCTAAAACTGTATTAGGAAAAATAGATGCTAAGAAAATTGTTGTAGAAGTTGTTGAGGAGGATAAATAA
- a CDS encoding DUF1667 domain-containing protein, producing the protein MEKEMICIVCPVGCHISVNTETYEVKGNACPRGAVYGKEELTAPKRVVTSTVKIKNALDNRCPVKTETAIPKELNFKLMEELKKIELTAPVKRGDIVLENIFNTGVNVVVTKDM; encoded by the coding sequence ATGGAAAAGGAAATGATATGTATAGTTTGTCCTGTTGGTTGTCATATAAGTGTTAATACAGAAACTTATGAAGTTAAGGGTAATGCTTGCCCAAGAGGAGCAGTCTATGGTAAAGAAGAATTAACAGCTCCAAAAAGAGTTGTAACTTCAACTGTTAAAATAAAAAATGCTTTAGATAATAGATGTCCTGTAAAAACTGAAACAGCTATACCTAAAGAATTAAACTTCAAATTAATGGAAGAATTAAAGAAAATTGAATTGACAGCTCCTGTTAAAAGAGGAGATATAGTTTTAGAAAATATATTCAATACTGGCGTTAATGTTGTTGTAACTAAAGATATGTAG
- the glpK gene encoding glycerol kinase GlpK encodes MKYIVALDQGTTSSRAILFDESQNIVGVAQKEFTQIYPNEGWVEHDPMEIWASQSGVLSEVIARAGVSQHDIIALGITNQRETTIVWDKNTGKPVYNAIVWQCRRTAKICDELKKIEGFSDYIKDNTGLLVDAYFSGTKIKWILDNVEGAREKAEKGDLLFGTVDTWLIWKLTNGRVHATDYTNASRTMLYNIKELKWDEKILEILNIPKSMLPEVKDSSGTFGYANLGGKGGHRVPISGVAGDQQSALFGQACFEEGESKNTYGTGCFLLMNTGEKFVKSNNGLITTIAIGLDGKVQYALEGSVFVGGASVQWLRDELKLISESSDTEYFARKVKDNGGVYVVPAFVGLGAPYWDMYARGAILGLTRGANKNHIIRATLESIAYQTKDVLRAMEEDSGIKLNGLKVDGGAAANNFLMEFQADILGEVVKRPTVLETTALGAAYLAGLATGFWENKEEIKQKWVLDKEFTPNMTEEERTKKYASWLKAVEKSKNWEE; translated from the coding sequence ATGAAGTATATTGTAGCATTAGACCAAGGAACAACAAGCTCAAGAGCTATTTTATTTGATGAAAGTCAAAATATTGTTGGAGTTGCACAAAAAGAATTTACACAAATATATCCTAATGAAGGTTGGGTAGAACATGATCCTATGGAAATATGGGCTAGTCAAAGTGGAGTTTTAAGTGAAGTAATTGCAAGAGCAGGAGTAAGTCAACACGATATTATAGCTTTAGGAATTACAAATCAAAGAGAAACTACAATAGTTTGGGATAAAAATACAGGTAAGCCAGTTTACAATGCAATAGTTTGGCAATGTAGAAGAACTGCTAAAATTTGTGATGAGTTAAAGAAAATAGAAGGTTTTTCTGACTATATAAAAGATAATACAGGGCTTCTAGTTGATGCTTATTTCTCAGGAACTAAAATTAAATGGATTTTAGACAATGTTGAAGGAGCAAGAGAAAAAGCTGAAAAAGGTGATTTATTATTTGGAACTGTTGACACTTGGCTTATTTGGAAATTAACAAATGGTAGAGTACATGCAACAGATTATACTAATGCTTCAAGAACTATGCTTTACAATATAAAAGAATTAAAATGGGATGAAAAGATCCTTGAAATATTAAATATTCCTAAATCAATGTTACCTGAAGTAAAAGATTCAAGTGGAACTTTTGGCTATGCTAACTTAGGTGGAAAAGGTGGACATAGAGTTCCTATATCTGGAGTTGCAGGAGATCAACAATCAGCTTTATTTGGACAAGCTTGTTTTGAAGAAGGAGAATCTAAAAATACTTATGGAACTGGTTGCTTCTTACTTATGAACACAGGGGAAAAATTTGTAAAAAGTAATAATGGACTTATAACAACTATTGCAATAGGTCTTGATGGAAAAGTACAATATGCTCTTGAAGGAAGTGTCTTTGTAGGTGGAGCTAGTGTTCAATGGTTAAGAGATGAATTGAAATTAATATCTGAATCAAGTGATACTGAATACTTTGCAAGAAAAGTTAAAGATAATGGTGGAGTTTATGTAGTTCCTGCTTTCGTTGGACTTGGAGCACCTTATTGGGATATGTATGCGAGAGGGGCTATCTTAGGACTGACTCGTGGAGCAAATAAAAACCATATTATAAGGGCAACTTTAGAATCTATAGCTTACCAAACTAAAGATGTTTTAAGAGCTATGGAAGAAGACTCTGGAATCAAGCTAAATGGACTTAAAGTTGATGGTGGAGCTGCTGCTAATAACTTCTTAATGGAATTCCAAGCAGATATTCTAGGTGAAGTTGTTAAAAGACCTACTGTTTTAGAAACAACAGCATTAGGTGCTGCTTATCTTGCAGGACTTGCAACTGGCTTCTGGGAAAATAAAGAAGAAATCAAACAAAAATGGGTACTTGATAAAGAATTTACTCCTAATATGACTGAAGAAGAAAGAACTAAAAAATATGCTAGTTGGCTAAAAGCTGTTGAAAAAAGTAAAAACTGGGAAGAATAA
- a CDS encoding toxin-antitoxin system YwqK family antitoxin, with product MGKKFKLLLLTLGALTLFSACSSVYTDDEMRVRGMMMVLSKSLGGTTSFEKRWKTTNKVAIVDSFKNGERDGEFKRYYLNGNLLMRYYFEAGKVEGPWEDYYPNGKLLMSGQMKANKEVGNWKYYDENGKLLGEAPYNQIPKAIRDAKEKNIDQFWKDIKAGK from the coding sequence ATGGGAAAAAAATTTAAACTATTACTATTAACTTTAGGAGCATTAACTTTATTTTCAGCTTGCTCATCTGTTTACACTGATGATGAAATGAGAGTTAGAGGTATGATGATGGTTTTATCAAAGAGTTTAGGAGGTACTACTTCTTTTGAAAAAAGATGGAAAACAACTAATAAAGTTGCAATTGTAGATAGCTTTAAAAATGGTGAAAGAGATGGAGAGTTTAAAAGATATTACTTAAATGGAAATCTTCTTATGAGATACTATTTTGAAGCAGGAAAAGTTGAAGGTCCTTGGGAAGATTACTATCCTAATGGAAAACTATTGATGAGCGGTCAAATGAAAGCAAATAAAGAAGTAGGAAATTGGAAGTACTATGATGAAAATGGAAAACTACTTGGAGAAGCTCCTTATAATCAAATTCCAAAAGCAATAAGAGATGCTAAAGAAAAAAATATAGATCAATTCTGGAAAGATATAAAAGCTGGAAAATAA